A region from the Macrobrachium nipponense isolate FS-2020 chromosome 47, ASM1510439v2, whole genome shotgun sequence genome encodes:
- the LOC135204744 gene encoding gastrula zinc finger protein XlCGF8.2DB-like yields the protein MNPEYSLEFPLKSEMEGALSLPSINQENSNLAAFSGTSDEDFLSLDPLMDIKIEPEEFCESNEDDEYSYEMNSTVNEKHPQTCKKEVKQERRNSHNGEKPFRSTDCEKAFYKKINLTNYIPNPTREKFICNDCGKAFSHKPYLTHHMRLHTGEKPYMCKECQKAFSTKDILTVHLRIHTGEKPFMCKECGKAFSRKTELTRHMRIHTGEKPFVCKECGKAFSHKSNLTLHMRLHTGEKPFICKECGKAFSQKRDLTHHMRLHTGENHPFICKECGKGFAHNHHLTIHMRIHTGEKPFMCNECGKAFSQKSNLTKHMRLHTGEEKETT from the coding sequence atgaatccagaatattctttagaatttcctttgaaaagtgaaatggaaggtgcattatcactaccttccataaatcaagaaaacagcaacttggctgcctttagtggaaccagtgatgaagactttttgtctttggatccattgatggacatcaaaatagagccagaggaattctgtgagtctaatgaagatgatgaatattcatatgaaatgaattcaacagtgaatgaaaaacatccacaaacttgcaaaaaggaagtaaaacaagaaagaaggaatagtcaCAATGGCGAGAAGCCTTTCAGATCCACTGACTGTGAGAAAGcgttttacaagaaaattaatcttacaaATTATATCCCAAATCCtaccagagagaaattcatatgcaatgactgtgggaaagcattttcccataaaCCATATCTTACAcatcatatgagattgcatactggagagaagccatatatgtgcaaggaatgtCAGAAAGCATTTTCCACGAAAGATATTCTTACAGTTCATTtgagaatccacactggagagaagccattcatgtgcaaagaatgtgggaaagcGTTTTCCCGCAAAACAGAACTTACacgtcatatgagaatccataccggagagaagccattcgtatgcaaagaatgtgggaaagcattttcccataaatcaaatcttacacttcatatgagattgcatactggagagaagccattcatatgcaaagaatgtgggaaagcattttcccagaaacgaGATCTTACAcatcatatgagattgcatactggagagaatcatccattcatatgcaaggaatgtgggaaaggatTTGCCCACAATCATCAtcttacaattcatatgagaatccatactggagagaagccattcatgtgcaacgaatgtgggaaagcattttcccagaaatcaaaTCTTACAAAGCATATGAGGTTGCAtactggagaggaaaaagaaacaacataa